The genomic region ATCGCTCCAGCTCTAAATGTATCACAAGCGCCTAAAATGACGCTTTTGCCGTTATTTTTATATAAATTTGCAAGCTTTGCGATTGTGGTCGTCTTGCCAGCGCCATTTACGCCGAGGATGAGATCGACAAATGGCTTATCAGGCTCTATCACGCGCTCGTTTTCGTAGATAAAATAGCTACTCATAACGCGCCTAAGATCAGCTCTGCTCACTTCATCTTGTGGTGGCAAGTAGTATAAAATTTCCTCCACGATCTCGTAAGCTACGTCAGCTTCAAGCAAAATTTCTTCTAAGCTCTCTTTGTCTATCTTTTTTGACTTCTTAGCTGAGCTTATCGCTCCAAAAGTCTTCTCAAGGCCTTTTTTTAGAAAGTCAAGCATTATTTTGTGGCCCTATTTATGTCGTTTTCAAGCATCTCTTCAGGCACAAGACCGATGTAGCCTTGAACGTAGTCACCATTTGCTTTAAAAAGTGCTGACGCAGGCAATCCTTTTATGCCACCCATCGCTTTTTCAAATAAAAAATTTCCCTCGCCAACCGCGACTTCGTATTTTATTTTATATTTTTGAGCAAAATCTTTTACTTCATCTTCACTTTTGTCTTCAAGTAGCACGCCAACGATATCTAGCTCGTTCTTAAATTTTTCGCTTAGGTTGTTTAAGTGCGGGATCTCAGCCTTGCAAGGAGGGCACCAAGTGGCGAAAAACACATAAAGTGTTGCTTTTTTACCATCTTTTACGTCAAAGCCATTACTCCTTTTTGTAATCTGCATAGTTGTGCCACTTAGCAGCTTTAGATTTATCTCTTTTATCTCGCTGTCTTGGACACTTTCACTCATTTTTGGAGTGAGTGAGTCTTTGTTTAAATTTTCATCTTTGCTAGCATTTTTATCTAAAATTTTGCCTTGCGTTTGTTCGCTTGTATTTTGCTCTTTTTTTTGCTTGTTCTCGTCGCCGCATCCAAAAAAAGCAAAAATGCAAAGTGATGTTATAATTGCTCGTTTTAATGTCATAAATTTCCTTTTGAATAAGATTTCAGGATTATACAAGAAAGAGCATAAAATGAGCGTTAATTTAGAAAAAAATGAATTTAGAAAAAATGCAAGAGCAAATTTAATGAAACTTACTAAATTTAAGGCCAAATGCTCGCACTATAAAGCTACGAAAACGCTTTTGAAATTGATAAATTTTACAAATTCTAAGAAAGTATTGTTTTATTTGCCACTTAACTACGAAGTTGATGTGCTTAAAATAAGGCGAAATTTATCACATAAATGTGAAATTTTTGCCCCTTTTATGGTAGGTCTTAGCTTAAAGATGGTAAGATTGCGACTGCCATTTATAACTTATAAATTTAACGTCAGACAGCCATCTGGCAAAAAAATGGATAATGTTAGACTTGATATGGCAGTAGTTCCAGCGATTGGGGTTGATGGAACTATGGCTAGGATAGGGCATGGAAAAGGATTTTATGATAGATTTTTTGACTCTTT from Campylobacter concisus harbors:
- a CDS encoding 5-formyltetrahydrofolate cyclo-ligase: MSVNLEKNEFRKNARANLMKLTKFKAKCSHYKATKTLLKLINFTNSKKVLFYLPLNYEVDVLKIRRNLSHKCEIFAPFMVGLSLKMVRLRLPFITYKFNVRQPSGKKMDNVRLDMAVVPAIGVDGTMARIGHGKGFYDRFFDSLPIKPKRIVFLEIKDFYTKDVLSNAQDAVGDFYITPSKNYIKRGINDRGFNRLRSRCGGRWSRVSIR
- a CDS encoding TlpA family protein disulfide reductase gives rise to the protein MTLKRAIITSLCIFAFFGCGDENKQKKEQNTSEQTQGKILDKNASKDENLNKDSLTPKMSESVQDSEIKEINLKLLSGTTMQITKRSNGFDVKDGKKATLYVFFATWCPPCKAEIPHLNNLSEKFKNELDIVGVLLEDKSEDEVKDFAQKYKIKYEVAVGEGNFLFEKAMGGIKGLPASALFKANGDYVQGYIGLVPEEMLENDINRATK